From the Selenomonas timonae genome, one window contains:
- a CDS encoding heme exporter protein CcmB: MRVSNFEAARRVAYKELLDGIRHRAGYVTMGMFALTVIAFMSMSLAGGLTDARLTAALLWIVIFFAATLQGERLFAEEAAAGTLLFLRIYVPAQAVLFGKMAAHLITLVVLAAIVVPLALVLMDAPFVLDAVFVGSLFLGLWGMAAADTLLAAVAANASVRGGLVPILLLPSMLPILLPAIALTAGEGESILLGGMMIYDMALTVGASMLFDSLWIES; the protein is encoded by the coding sequence ATGCGTGTGTCGAACTTTGAGGCGGCGCGCAGAGTTGCCTATAAGGAACTCCTCGACGGCATTCGCCATCGCGCGGGCTATGTGACGATGGGGATGTTCGCGCTGACCGTGATTGCCTTCATGAGTATGTCGCTCGCGGGCGGTCTGACGGATGCGCGGCTGACGGCGGCACTCCTCTGGATTGTGATTTTCTTTGCGGCAACGCTGCAGGGAGAGCGTCTCTTTGCGGAGGAAGCAGCAGCGGGGACACTCCTGTTTCTTCGGATTTACGTTCCGGCACAGGCGGTGCTCTTCGGCAAGATGGCTGCGCACTTGATTACGCTTGTGGTTCTCGCGGCGATTGTCGTTCCGCTCGCCCTCGTCCTGATGGATGCACCGTTTGTCCTCGATGCCGTGTTTGTTGGATCACTGTTTCTTGGGCTATGGGGCATGGCGGCTGCAGATACCCTGCTCGCGGCGGTGGCCGCCAATGCGAGTGTGCGGGGGGGGCTCGTTCCCATCCTGCTGCTTCCATCCATGTTGCCGATTCTCCTGCCTGCGATTGCGCTCACGGCGGGGGAGGGGGAGTCGATCCTGCTCGGCGGTATGATGATTTACGATATGGCGCTTACCGTAGGGGCGTCGATGCTTTTTGATTCTCTCTGGATTGAGAGTTAG
- a CDS encoding ABC transporter ATP-binding protein — protein MVEIRMCDICQCFEGRDVLHHVTASFHSGRVTAIAGANGSGKSTLLRLAARLLIPTSGSVDTFRDGTPVKGAAYRSMLAMATPEMELYARLTVRENLAFFLGARGVPCGEPQLQELLVRVGLPPAVLPRMVGQLSTGMRQRVRIAVLLGVDAAIWLLDEPGLALDACGQSLLQQEVRSAAERGRLILWATNDRAEREAADACVEL, from the coding sequence ATGGTTGAAATTCGTATGTGTGATATCTGTCAGTGCTTTGAGGGGCGTGATGTCCTGCATCATGTGACAGCTTCCTTTCATAGTGGTCGCGTGACAGCGATTGCCGGGGCAAACGGCAGTGGGAAATCGACGCTTCTGCGTCTGGCAGCACGTCTGCTCATCCCGACGTCCGGGAGCGTTGACACGTTTCGGGACGGTACACCCGTCAAGGGCGCAGCATACCGTTCGATGCTCGCGATGGCAACGCCGGAGATGGAGCTCTATGCGCGCCTTACCGTGCGTGAAAACCTCGCCTTTTTTCTCGGTGCGCGCGGCGTACCATGCGGAGAGCCGCAGCTGCAGGAACTCCTCGTGCGCGTCGGGCTCCCGCCGGCGGTGCTACCGCGTATGGTGGGGCAGCTCTCGACGGGGATGCGTCAGCGCGTGCGGATAGCCGTGCTTCTCGGTGTCGATGCCGCAATTTGGCTGCTCGATGAGCCGGGGCTTGCGCTCGATGCGTGCGGTCAATCGCTTCTTCAACAGGAGGTGCGGTCAGCGGCGGAGCGCGGGCGGCTCATCCTGTGGGCGACGAACGATCGCGCGGAAAGGGAGGCGGCGGATGCGTGTGTCGAACTTTGA
- a CDS encoding cytochrome c maturation protein CcmE domain-containing protein — MRKYFFVVLILGFIGYAGYFFADSVTPYVSVAEARTSERNVQVKGLPDDTVEPHMENNMFVFSISDEETGETMLVRYKGVKPDNFDEAYHVVAIGKYTGDAFAADKLLIKCPSKYEAEKGKVQV; from the coding sequence ATGCGTAAATACTTCTTCGTTGTACTGATTCTTGGATTTATCGGATATGCGGGGTACTTCTTTGCGGACTCCGTGACCCCCTACGTCAGTGTTGCAGAGGCGCGTACCTCCGAACGGAATGTGCAGGTCAAGGGGCTGCCCGACGACACTGTCGAGCCGCACATGGAGAACAATATGTTCGTGTTCTCCATCTCCGATGAGGAGACGGGCGAGACGATGCTCGTCCGATACAAGGGTGTAAAGCCCGATAACTTTGATGAAGCGTACCACGTTGTCGCGATTGGGAAATATACGGGCGATGCGTTCGCAGCGGACAAGCTGCTCATCAAATGCCCGTCGAAATATGAGGCGGAAAAAGGAAAGGTTCAGGTATGA
- the ccsA gene encoding cytochrome c biogenesis protein CcsA codes for MLAGVIGVLTLAVLYAVFFLVPPAQGLGDYVRIAFFHIPCAWVSVIAFFCAAYWGARYLKTRNLHYDTKSARSAFLGLVFTLLATGSGAVFSKLTWGAYWNWDPRQTTIFVLLLIYGAYVTLRMTMRDERARASSSAVYALFSFIAVPFLVFILPRMFFSLHPSPVLNGAGRLDMDAVMLGTLILALVDVTLMYVWLMKRGDRHA; via the coding sequence ATGCTTGCGGGAGTGATCGGTGTTTTGACACTGGCAGTTCTGTACGCTGTCTTTTTCTTGGTTCCGCCTGCCCAGGGGCTGGGCGACTATGTACGTATTGCATTCTTCCACATCCCCTGTGCGTGGGTTTCGGTCATTGCATTCTTCTGTGCCGCCTATTGGGGCGCACGCTATCTGAAAACACGCAATCTTCACTATGATACAAAAAGTGCACGATCCGCTTTTCTCGGACTCGTCTTTACACTCCTCGCCACAGGGAGCGGGGCAGTCTTCTCAAAGCTTACATGGGGGGCGTACTGGAACTGGGATCCGCGACAGACGACAATCTTCGTTCTGCTCCTCATCTATGGGGCCTATGTGACACTCCGTATGACGATGCGGGATGAGCGTGCACGCGCCTCCTCGTCGGCGGTCTACGCACTCTTCTCCTTTATCGCAGTGCCGTTTCTCGTCTTTATCCTGCCGCGGATGTTCTTCTCACTGCATCCGTCACCTGTCCTCAACGGTGCAGGGCGGCTCGATATGGATGCGGTGATGCTCGGAACGCTCATATTAGCGCTTGTCGATGTGACACTTATGTATGTTTGGCTGATGAAACGGGGGGATCGTCATGCGTAA